Proteins encoded by one window of Candidatus Eisenbacteria bacterium:
- the lolA gene encoding outer membrane lipoprotein chaperone LolA has protein sequence MHRLAACVLGAVLVASTSGAASVKEALDKLQARYDTTKTMEADFQQTVESPTLAAPLKTSGKVAFEKPNRMRWDYDPPDKQTIVGDGATLWLYQPDMNQVIKTPLGEAFQAATPLTFLSGLGRLERDFTVTLESETKDAWVLKLVPKKDAALGTLRLTVRKDDASIAEARITDSVGTTTRIAFSNEKRNGTIEAARFTFTPPAGVDVVKPPAY, from the coding sequence ATGCATCGTCTCGCGGCTTGCGTGCTCGGCGCCGTCCTCGTCGCGTCGACCAGCGGCGCCGCCTCGGTCAAGGAGGCGCTCGACAAGCTCCAGGCGCGCTACGACACGACGAAGACCATGGAGGCCGACTTCCAGCAGACGGTCGAGTCGCCCACGCTGGCGGCGCCCCTCAAGACGAGCGGCAAGGTCGCCTTCGAGAAGCCGAACCGGATGCGCTGGGACTATGACCCGCCGGACAAGCAGACGATCGTCGGCGACGGGGCGACGCTCTGGCTCTACCAGCCGGACATGAACCAGGTGATCAAGACGCCGCTCGGCGAGGCGTTCCAGGCCGCGACGCCGCTCACGTTCCTGTCGGGGCTCGGGCGTCTCGAACGCGACTTCACCGTCACCCTCGAGAGCGAGACGAAGGACGCCTGGGTCTTGAAGCTCGTGCCCAAGAAGGACGCCGCGCTCGGCACGCTCCGGCTCACGGTCCGCAAGGACGACGCGTCGATCGCCGAGGCGCGCATCACCGACTCGGTCGGCACGACCACGCGCATCGCGTTCTCGAACGAGAAGCGCAACGGCACGATCGAGGCGGCCCGGTTCACGTTCACCCCGCCGGCCGGGGTTGACGTGGTGAAGCCCCCCGCCTATTGA